The Clostridium chauvoei genome has a window encoding:
- a CDS encoding FtsW/RodA/SpoVE family cell cycle protein, protein MKKNNVLLDVYANSLPKTIIFALGGILLLVLMLKIDYRNLKKYCKFIYISTIIISLITIFFSSHINGAIGWVIIGPISFNIFTIAPFFLIISLAGIFENWNWNNKKYLCIGLLLALLPSLIFILEASLSNATIYLIAAITVMFISGVKLKHIIISFSPLVIFLTGFFLSAPYRINRLLGFLNPYNDPEGSGWIYIKLNDLRNSAGLFGNGAIFAAQFLLNILMNFSASPITGVGLPFISYGGSSLLINIFAIAIISNVYKWRNTPFSSIN, encoded by the coding sequence ATGAAGAAAAATAATGTATTACTAGATGTTTATGCTAATTCTCTACCTAAAACAATTATTTTTGCTTTAGGAGGAATTTTATTATTAGTTCTTATGCTAAAAATAGATTATAGAAATTTAAAGAAGTACTGTAAATTTATTTATATATCAACAATAATTATTTCTTTGATAACAATATTCTTCTCATCTCATATAAATGGTGCTATTGGATGGGTAATTATTGGACCTATATCTTTTAATATTTTTACTATAGCTCCTTTTTTCTTAATAATTTCTCTAGCTGGGATTTTTGAAAATTGGAATTGGAATAATAAAAAATATTTATGTATAGGATTATTACTAGCTCTTTTACCCAGTTTGATTTTTATACTTGAAGCTTCATTATCTAATGCAACAATATATTTAATTGCAGCTATAACAGTAATGTTTATTTCTGGAGTAAAGTTAAAACATATAATTATTTCATTTTCACCTTTAGTTATATTCCTTACAGGATTTTTTCTTTCTGCTCCCTATAGAATTAACAGGTTATTAGGCTTTCTTAATCCATATAATGACCCTGAAGGTAGTGGCTGGATTTATATTAAGCTAAATGATTTAAGAAATTCTGCTGGATTATTTGGAAATGGTGCAATATTTGCAGCTCAATTCCTATTAAATATATTAATGAATTTCTCTGCTTCACCTATAACAGGTGTAGGACTTCCTTTTATAAGTTATGGAGGAAGCAGCTTATTAATTAACATTTTTGCTATTGCAATAATAAGTAATGTTTATAAATGGAGAAATACTCCTTTTTCATCAATAAATTAA
- the thrS gene encoding threonine--tRNA ligase, with amino-acid sequence MSIQIRINDGSIREIEENSTVLDLAKSISRNLGKEAVVGEVNKTLVDLDYKLKNNDEVNILTADDEKAVEVIRHSTSHILAQAVKRIYKDAKLAIGPSIENGFYYDFDIETPLTTEDLQKIEKEMNNIIKENLGFERIDIPREDAIKLMEEKDEPYKVELIRDLPENEKISLYKQGEHIDLCRGPHIKSTKYVKAFKLTSVAGAYWRGNEKNKMLQRVYGVAFSNKEQLEKHLHNLEEAKKRDHRKLGKELKLFTFMNEGPGFPFFLPKGVVLKNTLIDFWRKLHYDAGYVEVETPIMLNKKLWETSGHWYHYKENMYTSMIDEEEFALKPMNCPGGMLVYKSEAHSYRDFPMRVGELGRVHRHELSGALHGLMRVRAFTQDDAHIFMLPDQIKSEIKGVVDLIDKVYSIFGFKYSIELSTRPEDSMGSDEDWNLAEESLKAALNELNLDYVINEGDGAFYGPKIDFHLEDSLGRTWQCGTIQLDFQLPQRFELDYIGKDGEKHRPIVIHRVIFGSIERFIGILIEHFAGKFPTWLAPIQVKILPISDKFNAYSEEVKNKLNANGIRVEMDSRSEKIGYKIREARNERIQYIIVIGEKEEQENKISMRSRKNGDEGSMELEELIKRINNEVENKEL; translated from the coding sequence ATGAGTATACAAATAAGAATTAATGATGGATCAATAAGAGAAATTGAAGAAAATTCAACTGTTCTTGATCTTGCAAAATCAATTAGCAGAAATTTAGGAAAAGAAGCAGTAGTTGGGGAAGTTAATAAGACCTTAGTTGATTTAGACTACAAGCTAAAAAATAATGATGAGGTAAATATATTAACAGCAGATGATGAAAAAGCAGTTGAAGTTATAAGACATTCTACCTCTCATATATTAGCACAAGCTGTAAAGAGAATTTATAAGGATGCAAAACTAGCTATAGGACCTTCAATAGAAAATGGATTTTATTATGATTTTGACATAGAAACTCCATTAACTACAGAGGATTTACAAAAAATCGAAAAAGAAATGAATAATATAATTAAAGAAAACTTAGGCTTTGAAAGAATTGATATTCCAAGAGAAGATGCTATAAAGCTAATGGAAGAAAAAGATGAGCCATATAAGGTAGAATTAATAAGAGATTTACCAGAAAATGAAAAAATCTCTTTATACAAACAAGGTGAACATATTGACCTTTGTAGAGGACCTCATATTAAATCAACAAAATACGTAAAGGCTTTTAAATTAACAAGTGTAGCTGGGGCATATTGGAGAGGAAACGAAAAAAATAAGATGTTACAAAGAGTATATGGTGTAGCATTTTCAAATAAAGAACAACTAGAAAAACATCTTCATAACTTAGAAGAAGCTAAGAAAAGAGACCATAGAAAATTAGGCAAAGAATTAAAGTTATTTACATTTATGAATGAGGGGCCAGGTTTCCCATTCTTCTTACCTAAGGGTGTAGTACTTAAAAATACTTTAATTGATTTCTGGAGAAAGCTTCATTATGATGCTGGATATGTTGAAGTTGAAACACCAATTATGTTAAATAAAAAGCTATGGGAAACTTCAGGACATTGGTATCATTACAAAGAAAATATGTACACTTCAATGATTGATGAAGAAGAATTTGCATTAAAGCCAATGAATTGCCCAGGAGGAATGCTAGTTTATAAATCAGAAGCACATTCATATAGAGATTTCCCAATGAGAGTTGGAGAACTTGGAAGAGTTCATAGACATGAACTTTCAGGAGCATTACATGGACTTATGAGAGTTAGAGCCTTTACTCAAGATGATGCACATATTTTCATGTTACCAGACCAAATAAAATCTGAAATAAAAGGTGTAGTAGACCTTATTGATAAAGTATATTCAATATTTGGCTTCAAATACAGCATTGAATTATCTACAAGACCAGAAGACTCTATGGGAAGTGATGAAGACTGGAATTTAGCAGAAGAATCACTAAAAGCAGCATTAAATGAACTTAACTTAGACTATGTAATAAATGAAGGTGATGGCGCATTTTATGGACCTAAAATAGATTTTCACCTTGAAGATAGCTTAGGTAGAACTTGGCAATGTGGAACAATTCAATTAGATTTCCAACTTCCACAAAGATTTGAACTAGACTATATAGGAAAAGATGGAGAAAAGCATAGACCAATAGTTATTCATAGAGTAATATTCGGAAGTATAGAAAGATTTATAGGAATATTAATTGAACACTTTGCAGGTAAATTCCCAACATGGCTTGCTCCAATTCAAGTTAAAATACTACCAATATCAGATAAGTTCAATGCTTATTCAGAAGAAGTTAAAAACAAACTAAATGCTAATGGAATAAGAGTTGAAATGGATTCTAGAAGCGAAAAAATAGGATATAAAATAAGAGAAGCAAGAAACGAAAGAATCCAATACATTATTGTTATTGGAGAAAAAGAAGAGCAGGAAAATAAGATTTCTATGCGTAGTAGAAAGAATGGCGATGAAGGTAGTATGGAACTAGAAGAGTTAATTAAAAGAATTAACAACGAAGTTGAAAATAAAGAATTATAA
- a CDS encoding FAD-dependent oxidoreductase, producing MKSIWSESCNFEKREALKGDIKTDILVIGAGIAGVLIAYMLKESGKDVIVIEGDEIAGGNTKNTTAKITSQHDLIYNKLILEFGEEGARQYAKANEIAIKKYKEIIEKRKIECDFEEKSAYIYSLNEIDKLKEEVEAAKKLGIKAEFIKETNLPFEIKGAVKFNNQGQFNPLKFLKDISKDLIIYENTRALEIKENLVVTNRGEITANHIVVATHYPIMNTPGYYFMRMHQERSYVIALENVNNIDGMYIDADKEGYSFRTYKNLLLLGGITQRTGENEEGGSYDKLRQVTKELFPNSKEKYYWSAQDCMTMDGIPYIGEYSYETPNIYVATGFNKWGMTNSMVAAMIISDMILEKENDFSDIFSPKRFDLSLSINNIAKDISQTAKNFIAQKVYIPSNRIEHIKNGHGGIVDYDGEKVGVYKDNEGKAFFVTTKCAHLGCQLHWNADELTWDCPCHGSRFDYKGRLIESPATKDLIDD from the coding sequence ATGAAATCTATATGGAGCGAAAGTTGTAATTTTGAAAAAAGAGAAGCTTTAAAGGGAGACATAAAAACTGATATTTTAGTTATTGGTGCAGGAATAGCAGGAGTATTAATAGCTTACATGTTAAAGGAAAGTGGGAAAGATGTAATTGTAATTGAAGGAGATGAAATAGCAGGTGGAAACACTAAAAATACTACTGCAAAGATAACATCTCAACATGATTTGATCTATAACAAATTAATATTGGAATTTGGAGAAGAAGGAGCTAGGCAATATGCCAAAGCAAATGAAATAGCCATAAAAAAATATAAAGAAATTATTGAAAAAAGAAAAATAGAGTGTGATTTTGAAGAGAAGTCAGCGTATATATATTCTTTAAATGAGATAGATAAGCTTAAAGAAGAGGTAGAAGCTGCTAAGAAATTAGGAATCAAGGCTGAATTTATAAAAGAAACTAACCTTCCTTTTGAAATTAAAGGAGCTGTTAAGTTTAATAATCAAGGACAGTTTAATCCACTAAAATTTTTAAAAGATATTTCAAAGGATTTAATTATATATGAAAATACTAGAGCGTTAGAAATTAAAGAGAATTTAGTAGTTACAAATAGGGGAGAGATAACTGCAAACCATATAGTTGTAGCAACACATTATCCAATAATGAATACACCAGGATATTATTTTATGCGAATGCATCAAGAAAGGTCTTATGTTATAGCTTTAGAAAATGTAAATAATATTGATGGAATGTATATAGATGCTGATAAAGAGGGGTATTCCTTTAGGACATATAAAAACTTGTTATTATTAGGCGGAATAACCCAAAGAACAGGTGAAAATGAAGAGGGTGGAAGCTATGATAAGTTAAGGCAGGTAACAAAAGAATTATTTCCAAATTCAAAAGAAAAATATTATTGGTCAGCTCAAGATTGCATGACTATGGATGGAATACCATATATAGGAGAATATTCTTATGAAACACCTAATATATATGTTGCTACAGGATTTAACAAATGGGGAATGACAAATTCTATGGTAGCAGCAATGATAATATCAGATATGATATTAGAAAAAGAAAATGATTTTTCAGATATATTTTCACCAAAAAGATTTGATTTATCATTATCAATAAATAATATAGCTAAAGATATAAGCCAAACAGCAAAGAATTTTATTGCACAAAAAGTTTATATTCCAAGTAATAGGATAGAACATATTAAAAATGGTCATGGTGGAATTGTTGATTATGATGGAGAAAAAGTTGGTGTTTATAAAGACAATGAAGGTAAAGCATTTTTTGTAACAACAAAATGTGCTCATTTAGGGTGCCAACTTCATTGGAATGCAGATGAATTAACATGGGATTGTCCATGTCATGGATCAAGATTTGATTATAAGGGAAGATTAATAGAAAGTCCTGCAACTAAAGATCTTATAGACGATTAA
- a CDS encoding DUF998 domain-containing protein produces the protein MLFLGVMVIDLVIPFVIAIPYKGYSHTNQVMSVLGCENSPWGIIYNLWMIASGVIFPFFGYRIFLYYENINFGVAITIFLLLSIYGFGDEIISGLFPLNEKKEDVTVSSKTHRIGSAIGFVALQFSNLFLAILGFNSGDIVLGWISFIFFILSLISFIFFAIGNKPKFKDSLFSLGGLWQRVLCLLMYIPFIVWIIM, from the coding sequence ATGTTATTTTTAGGTGTTATGGTAATAGATTTAGTCATACCGTTTGTTATAGCTATTCCTTATAAAGGATATAGTCATACTAATCAAGTTATGAGTGTTTTAGGATGTGAAAATAGTCCTTGGGGAATTATTTATAATTTATGGATGATAGCTTCAGGAGTTATTTTTCCTTTCTTTGGATATAGAATATTTTTATATTATGAAAATATAAATTTTGGAGTGGCAATAACTATATTTTTGTTACTTTCAATATATGGATTTGGAGATGAGATAATTTCAGGTCTTTTTCCTCTAAATGAGAAAAAAGAAGATGTTACAGTTTCGTCTAAGACACATAGAATAGGATCAGCTATTGGGTTTGTAGCACTTCAATTTTCAAATCTATTTCTTGCAATTTTAGGATTTAATTCTGGGGATATAGTATTAGGTTGGATTTCATTTATATTTTTTATTTTAAGTTTAATATCCTTTATATTTTTTGCTATAGGGAATAAACCAAAGTTTAAAGATAGTCTATTTTCACTTGGGGGATTATGGCAAAGGGTACTATGCTTGTTAATGTATATTCCTTTTATAGTTTGGATAATTATGTGA
- a CDS encoding NUDIX hydrolase — translation MPYLQEINNPHRGWEFPGGQIENGEDLIEGVTREVLEESGIEIKVKNLVGVYSSRPYKIYKELNI, via the coding sequence ATTCCTTATTTACAAGAAATAAATAATCCACATAGAGGATGGGAATTTCCAGGGGGACAAATTGAGAATGGAGAAGATTTAATTGAAGGTGTAACAAGAGAGGTTCTTGAAGAATCAGGAATAGAAATAAAGGTAAAAAACTTAGTAGGAGTTTATTCAAGTAGACCTTATAAAATTTACAAAGAGCTGAATATTTAG
- a CDS encoding DUF4230 domain-containing protein → MSMQNEMVKKGGIKLKFLKRYSIKQKIIGIVILACIVAVAIGLSKFVSFDNKTTKIGFEDIGELATQTAYCTELNVTDKSRNLFGITIPFTQSKYIYSYDIVIKAGFNFEDIEWKENGTSIEVKLPKSKVLSSEIDLGSFKIYHEDDSIFTKVTITENNEVMKELKEKAEKDSIANGLLDNARTNGEKMLTAFFGNVYDLKKYEIIFKDKE, encoded by the coding sequence ATGAGTATGCAAAATGAAATGGTAAAAAAGGGTGGGATTAAATTAAAGTTTTTAAAAAGGTATTCTATTAAACAGAAAATAATAGGTATTGTGATTCTAGCATGTATTGTTGCTGTAGCAATTGGATTAAGTAAATTTGTTTCATTTGATAATAAGACTACAAAAATTGGATTTGAAGATATTGGAGAGTTAGCTACCCAAACTGCCTATTGTACAGAATTAAATGTTACAGATAAGTCAAGGAACTTGTTTGGAATTACAATACCATTTACGCAAAGTAAATACATATATAGCTACGATATAGTTATAAAAGCTGGTTTTAATTTTGAAGATATTGAGTGGAAAGAAAATGGGACTAGCATTGAAGTAAAGCTACCAAAGTCAAAGGTATTAAGTAGTGAAATAGACTTAGGTTCATTTAAAATATATCATGAGGATGATAGTATCTTTACTAAAGTTACCATTACAGAAAATAATGAAGTAATGAAGGAATTAAAAGAAAAAGCAGAAAAAGATTCTATTGCAAATGGTTTATTAGATAATGCTCGTACTAATGGAGAAAAAATGTTAACAGCATTTTTTGGGAATGTATATGATTTAAAAAAATATGAAATAATTTTTAAAGATAAAGAATAG
- a CDS encoding LytR/AlgR family response regulator transcription factor, whose amino-acid sequence MVKVAICDNNKEDVNLLKNILGKICLKNNIGIIIDKFDEGEELVDSYLNGDISYDIIFLDVILEGINGLKVAKEIRKKDKTVKIIFLSNSKKYALEGYEVSAMSYMIKPAMEEKIENNFFRAIEELNKELMDSYKVTRSGKTIVFKLKDIFYFEARQGKVILYTEDNYFEFYEKIDNIEKALSNKGFERCHRSYIVNIAKIREFKNIELVLSNREVIPIGRKYKSNLRSEIL is encoded by the coding sequence ATGGTGAAAGTGGCTATTTGTGATAATAATAAAGAGGATGTAAATTTACTTAAGAATATATTGGGGAAAATATGTTTAAAGAATAATATCGGAATTATTATAGATAAATTTGATGAGGGAGAAGAATTAGTAGATTCTTATTTAAATGGGGATATTTCATATGATATTATTTTTCTAGATGTAATTTTAGAGGGAATTAATGGATTAAAGGTTGCAAAAGAAATTAGAAAGAAGGATAAAACTGTTAAAATAATTTTTTTAAGTAATAGCAAAAAGTACGCCTTAGAGGGATATGAGGTATCAGCTATGTCTTATATGATAAAGCCAGCAATGGAAGAAAAAATAGAAAACAATTTCTTTAGAGCTATTGAAGAATTAAATAAAGAATTAATGGATAGCTATAAGGTTACTAGAAGTGGAAAGACTATAGTTTTTAAACTAAAAGATATATTCTATTTTGAAGCAAGGCAAGGAAAAGTTATTTTATATACTGAGGATAATTACTTTGAGTTTTATGAGAAAATAGATAATATAGAAAAAGCTTTAAGTAATAAGGGTTTTGAAAGATGTCATAGAAGTTATATAGTTAATATTGCAAAAATAAGAGAATTTAAAAATATAGAATTAGTATTAAGTAATAGAGAGGTTATACCAATTGGTAGAAAATATAAAAGTAATTTACGTAGTGAAATTTTGTAG